The proteins below come from a single Plasmodium sp. gorilla clade G2 genome assembly, chromosome: 13 genomic window:
- a CDS encoding U4/U6 small nuclear ribonucleoprotein PRP4, putative, giving the protein MKIGDVLHDYKLYDNTKKKNNDMILNENNSKEILLEEFEIKSKLRNVCLGIPTKDIDVKNIFRLLKEPICLFGEDSYDKRNRLKNILITKYDRLIIKKKIEKEDDVEEFKNILKRYYIDFSNLYPSSLSESNKINEIHDKQKLKDIHVIEDEKKVNIKTVKAEDIDILKQKFYTEGTEDLKNCRKEITIKTLPRIFLYKEMINKFQNQYSKKEYENYITSFNEHIKNESDLYVSQLGDDRPLTMGKFSPDNSVFAISSFNSYIKIFNYRNDDYNLIKTLKNGHEEKINCIEWNYPNNYSYYSTMNYKDLSKHNLLLASCSSDKSFCIWRPFYDEYDDINGNINDNINDNMNDNMNENMNDNMNDNINENMNDNMNNNSHKVDKNNSKKNKLSSQNKNYLLCKVNAHDDKINKICFHPLNKYVLTCSDDETIKMFDLETKQELFYQEGHNTTVHSIAFNTYGNLYISGDSKGGLMLWDIRTGKNIQQMKMAHNNSIMNINFNPFLANMFCTCSTDNTIKIFDLRKFQISCNILAHNKIVTDAVFEPTYGRYIVSSSFDTFIKIWDSVNFYCTKILCNNNNKVRNVDIAPDGSFISSTSFDRTWKLYKNKEYTEDNILSHFM; this is encoded by the coding sequence atgaaaatcgGTGATGTTCTTCATGATTATAAATTGtatgataatacaaaaaagaaaaataatgatatgattcttaatgaaaataatagtaaagaaatattattggAAGAATTCGAAATAAAAAGTAAGCTAAGGAATGTGTGTTTAGGTATACCTACTAAAGATATTGATGTAAAGAATATTTTCAGATTATTAAAGGAACCTATATGTTTGTTTGGAGAAGATAGTTATGATAAAAGGAATcgattaaaaaatatattaataacaaaatatgaTAGACTaataattaagaaaaaaatagaaaaggaAGATGATGTtgaagaatttaaaaatattttaaaaagatattatatagatTTTAGTAACCTATATCCATCAAGTTTATCTGAatctaataaaataaatgaaattcatgataaacaaaaattaaaagatatacaTGTTATAGAAGACGAAAAAAAGGTAAATATTAAAACGGTGAAGGCAGAAGATAtagatattttaaaacaGAAATTTTATACAGAAGGTACTgaagatttaaaaaattgtcgaaaagaaataacaataaaaacTTTACcaagaatatttttatataaagaaatgataaataaatttcaaaatcaatattcaaaaaaagaatatgaaaaCTATATTACTTCATttaatgaacatataaaaaatgaatcagATTTATATGTATCACAGTTAGGTGATGATAGACCTCTAACCATGGGTAAATTTTCACCAGATAATAGTGTATTTGCTATTAGTAgttttaattcatatattaaaatatttaattatagaaatgatgattataatttaataaaaacattaaaaaatggtcatgaagaaaaaattaattgtaTAGAATGGAATTATCCTAATAATTACTCTTATTATAGTACAATGAATTATAAAGATTTATCAaaacataatttattattagcTTCATGTTCATCTGATAAATCGTTCTGTATATGGAGACCATTTTATGATgaatatgatgatataaatggtaatataaatgataatataaatgacaaTATGAATGAcaatatgaatgaaaatatgaatgaCAATATGAATGACAATATAAACGAAAATATGAAtgacaatatgaataataattctcATAAGGTTGATAAGAATAATTccaagaaaaataaattatcctcacaaaataaaaattatttattatgcaAAGTAAATGCTcatgatgataaaataaataaaatatgttttcatcccttaaataaatatgtattaacATGTTCAGATGATGAAACTATAAAAATGTTCGATTTAGAAACTAAACaagaattattttatcaAGAAGGTCATAATACTACAGTACATAGTATTGCTTTTAATACATAtggtaatttatatatatcaggAGATTCTAAAGGAGGTTTAATGTTATGGGATATTAGAACTGGTAAAAATATTCAACAAATGAAAATGGCACATAATAATtctataatgaatataaattttaatccATTTCTAGCAAATATGTTTTGTACGTGTTCCACTGATAAtactattaaaatatttgattTAAGAAAATTCCAAATTTCTTGTAATATTCTAGCacataataaaattgttACGGATGCTGTTTTTGAACCAACCTATGGAAGATATATTGTTTCAAGTTCATTTGAtacttttattaaaatatgggATTCTGTTAATTTTTATtgtacaaaaatattatgtaataataataataaagtacGTAATGTTGATATAGCTCCTGATGGTTCCTTTATTTCTTCTACATCATTTGATAGAACATGgaagttatataaaaataaggaaTACACAGAGGATAATATTCTTTCCCACTTTATGTGA
- a CDS encoding aminomethyltransferase, putative, giving the protein MQKYISHFVNEFCHYKIKDGWSLFHQFYFPSFFDDLFIQKSKRRFGTYGAVTRRRQQLREKFYEEKYKHNPNHVPKYSKVKKGSRGGWIKNPLKEVTKNSGNNFKYEEKIKEEILSEEEECIKKMIQMRKEVSNKRIVDEDYNELINNDYKNINTSNNTSNNISHFNLFSICDNFIDKKKEIIHKIENPQHFVDKHIKNLVDTYSNINELHENYNANNRYPKTPDYLKDIHNKKNKKKKEKNQKNGNGKENENNFIDLKMEHNCIMNKNVKENEDYLNCYNEENSNGYVDNTLSNSNNNMHVDKPLFNSFIETEKLNKQHVIPLPLHEESNNDENNVIEKFECDPNNDNIKNVHMNEHDWKKLYIEDLLNYTDENDIDIGCLDIFTTLSTIDRNRKLGSYFSKNNASFILYNNCIIPSKYKEGTLNEYLHTRNKCSLFDKSYQLILKLSGNDCFYICNQFISSDIYDINNNDAFYTCIIDNKAYILDTCYVLKTEKDITLITSGYYKKGLYEFLSDYILFCKDSGMDVHIQVDINKRILSLQGPLSNMIFNDILEYYDWNNKDKSIRYLNNVIIKNNNNNNKNDTEKICTDVNTLYFKNEDNNPIKSSYFQIPYMSFKKFNVIKNGVILNDNKQNINKSLDIYEIICIRIGDTGEDGYEFIVDNNISNHFVDMFLSHKNVKLGGAYALDILRMESGFPLYGTDIIKNTSPITASLAWTLKYKKIKEKSIFGFQNLLKEYSMKPKFLRVGILSNQLIFKTCKILSYPYKKPIGYITSCTWSPIYKKRIAQGYIRRDFAKNNEQVLISIPTDIPQDISKKKKYKILRSRSAHKFTLAQVCALPFVEHKYQKI; this is encoded by the coding sequence atgcaaaaatatatttcccaTTTTGTAAATGAATTTTgtcattataaaataaaagatggTTGGTCCCTTTTTCATCAATTTTACtttccttctttttttgatgatttatttatacaaaaaTCGAAAAGAAGATTCGGAACTTATGGAGCTGTAACCAGGAGAAGACAACAATTGAGGGAAAAGTTTTATGAGGAAAAATATAAGCATAACCCTAATCATGTACCAAAATATTCAAAGGTAAAAAAAGGAAGTAGAGGGGGATGGATAAAAAATCCTTTAAAAGAAGTTACAAAAAATAGTGGAAATAATTTTAAGTATGAAGAAAagataaaagaagaaattttatcagaagaagaagaatgtattaaaaaaatgatacaaaTGAGAAAGGAAGTAAGTAATAAAAGAATCGTTGATGAAGATTATAATGAACTGattaataatgattataaaaatataaatacatcaAATAATacatcaaataatatatcacattttaatttattttccatTTGTGATAATTtcatagataaaaaaaaagaaataatacataaaatagAAAACCCTCAACATTTTGTagataaacatataaaaaatttagtaGATACATATAGTAACATTAATGAGTTACACGAAAATTATAATGCAAATAATAGGTACCCCAAAACACCtgattatttaaaagatatacataataaaaaaaataagaaaaagaaagaaaaaaatcaaaagaaTGGAAATGGCAAGGAAAacgaaaataattttattgatCTCAAAATGGAACACAATTgtataatgaataaaaatgtaaaagaaaatgaagattATTTAAATTGTTACAATGAAGAGAATTCAAATGGTTATGTAGATAATACTTTAAGTAATTCAAATAACAATATGCATGTAGATAAACCCTTATTCAATTCATTTATAGAaacagaaaaattaaataaacaaCATGTTATACCATTACCTCTACACGAAGAAAGTAacaatgatgaaaataatgttatAGAAAAATTTGAATGTGATcctaataatgataatataaaaaatgtacatATGAATGAACATGAttggaaaaaattatatatagaagatTTACTAAATTATACagatgaaaatgatatagaTATTGGATGTTTAGATATTTTTACTACATTAAGTACTATAGATAGAAATAGAAAACTAGGTTCTTATTTTTCTAAAAATAAtgcttcatttattttatataataattgtattattccttcaaaatataaagagGGGACgttaaatgaatatttacATACAAGAAATAAATGCTCCTTATTTGATAAGTCCTATCaacttatattaaaattaagtGGAAATGACTgcttttatatatgtaatcaATTTATATCTagtgatatatatgatataaataataacgaTGCTTTTTATACTTGTATAATAGATAATAAGGCATATATATTGGATACATGTTATGTACTAAAAACAGAAAAGGATATTACATTAATTACATCAgggtattataaaaaagggttatatgaatttttaaGTGATTATATCTTATTTTGTAAAGACAGTGGCATGGACGTGCATATACAagttgatataaataaaagaattttaTCTTTACAGGGACCTCTTTCTAATATGATCTTTAATGATATACTAGAATATTATGATTGGAATAATAAAGACAAAAGTATACGTTATTTGAATaatgtaattataaaaaataataataataataataaaaatgatacagaaaaaatatgtacagATGTAAacacattatattttaaaaatgaagataataatccAATTAAATCTTCATATTTTCAAATACCATATATGagctttaaaaaatttaatgtaATAAAGAACGGagttatattaaatgataacaaacaaaatataaataaatcccTTGATATCTATGAAATCATATGTATAAGAATAGGTGATACGGGTGAAGATGGATATGAATTTAttgttgataataatataagtaaTCATTTTGTAGACATGTTTTTAAGccataaaaatgtaaaattaGGAGGTGCATATGCATTAGATATTCTAAGAATGGAATCAGGTTTTCCTCTATATGGTAcagatataattaaaaatacaagTCCCATAACAGCTTCACTTGCATGGActttgaaatataaaaaaattaaagaaaaaagtatttttggatttcaaaatttattaaaagaatatagtATGAAACCCAAATTTTTACGTGTTGGTATCTTGTCTAatcaattaatatttaaaacttgtaaaatattatcatatccATATAAAAAACCTATAGGATATATAACATCATGTACATGGAGtccaatatataaaaagagaaTAGCGCAAGGTTATATTAGAAGAGATTTCgcaaaaaataatgaacaaGTCCTTATATCTATACCAACTGATATACCTCAagatatttcaaaaaaaaaaaaatataaaattttacgAAGTAGATCTGCACATAAGTTTACTTTAGCACAGGTTTGTGCATTACCGTTTGTAGAACataaatatcaaaaaatataa
- a CDS encoding krox-like protein, putative → MGEGHSKNTINHGNLSEEEVQNIRKKFSLNKKELNETISTFEFIYAYPHILRPYIALVLPSFHEVLRKKNRKNKSKNSSTSNNTNNYGLNYAINILFSKSNKKISNEISLQDIINILSYLHNVKSRIIIRILFLSFLRYSITNNNDTIKLNILEENDIENENNNDELNITKIVESNIKREDCCMATDTYEPNIYDDPQNNNNNENDINDEYFLYKKRNSFDLVYSDSNVNTINKNNKKERNYKFIKDNIFIVEKNKITSQYPQNFIVKDLISIEEAIHHLFTYMYIEQLYLLCPSNMLFKLSNVTQLAEKDFPINNIKLKCYDDSIINRQNSWDLAFFFKELSCSLETNLDFKNIVIGFRLYANSIDNNKNSLDSLVIEYINSTFTNMSTNYSNVTWKHFMNKENVLTEGINKDEKKKKKQSNASERDIQLEEDDKKENYIFDQNEIPNINDICINSIELIHSIYTSMKKKEIAKKDNKNKLLDNDTYKQSESIIELQNSSNGWRGLFLNESSKILTDEIAFSLRQCSPCFSNNVWYRLYASWKQGTSFNRFMSSLFHYPSPIVIVIKTNDNQILGGVCTTPLKDSHLYHGCSNDFLFAAYPVFRIIRTNQFGTNYVYLNSKNSFYPKGLGFGGKPECFRLFLSDEFKDSYCTESDFTYKSGHLYFPQQKNKKGKKNNYTNGSSDSKDGDNQDDKDKSEELQEHEQEIDDEEDDLDSYSFLYKLSINEVEAWGCGDEKALQEQKLIIQNEEACKQERRTTDKSKMVQNSFDKEFLLPKVFSVGKYEELKPST, encoded by the coding sequence atgggAGAGGGACATTCTAAAAATACAATTAATCATGGTAATTTGAGTGAGGAAGAAGTTCAAAATATTAGGAAGAAATTTAGTttgaataaaaaagaattaaatgaaaCTATTAGTACATTTGAATTTATTTACGCATATCCACATATATTAAGACCTTATATTGCCTTAGTACTTCCTTCTTTTCATGAAGTGCTACGAAAAAAGAATAGGAagaataaaagtaaaaatagtAGTACCtctaataatacaaataactATGGTTTAAATTAtgctataaatatattatttagtaAAAGCAATAAAAAGATTAGTAATGAAATATCATTacaagatataataaatattttatcatatttacaTAATGTTAAGAgcagaattattattaggaTATTGTTTTTAAGTTTTCTAAGGTATagtataacaaataataatgataccataaaattaaatatattagaagaaaatgatatagaaaatgaaaataataatgatgaattaAATATCACAAAAATTGTTGAATCGAATATTAAAAGGGAAGATTGCTGTATGGCTACGGATACTTATGAacctaatatatatgatgatcctcaaaataataataataatgagaatgatataaatgatgaatattttttatataagaaaCGTAATTCTTTTGATTTAGTATATTCCGATTCAAATGtaaatacaataaataagaataataaaaaagaaagaaattataaatttattaaagataatatatttattgttgaGAAGAATAAAATTACAAGTCAATATCCACAGAATTTTATAGTTAAAGATTTAATTTCAATAGAAGAAGCAATACATCAtctttttacatatatgtatatagaaCAATTGTATTTATTATGCCCAAGTAATatgttatttaaattatcaaaTGTAACTCAGCTAGCTGAAAAAGATTTtcctataaataatataaaattgaaaTGCTATGATGATTCTATAATTAATAGACAAAATAGTTGGGACCtggcttttttttttaaagaattatcATGTTCATTAGAAACAAATTtagattttaaaaatattgttataGGTTTTAGATTATATGCTAATtctatagataataataaaaattctcTAGATTCACTTGtaattgaatatataaattcgaCTTTTACTAATATGAGTACTAATTATTCGAATGTAACATGGAAGCATTTTATGAATAAGGAAAATGTATTAACAGAAGGAATTAATAaagatgaaaagaaaaaaaaaaaacaatcgAATGCTTCTGAAAGAGATATACAATTAGAAGAGGacgataaaaaagaaaattatatttttgatcaaaatgaaataccaaatataaatgatatatgtattaatagtATAGAATTAATACATTCGATATATACaagtatgaaaaaaaaggaaatagcaaaaaaagataataaaaataagttaTTGGATAATGATACATATAAGCAATCAGAATCTATTATTGAATTACAGAATAGTTCGAATGGATGGAGAggattatttttaaatgaatcTAGTAAAATATTAACAGATGAAATAGCTTTTAGTTTAAGACAATGTTCACCTTGTTTTAGTAATAATGTATGGTATAGATTATATGCCTCATGGAAACAAGGAACTAGTTTTAATAGATTTATGAGTTCTCTATTTCATTATCCATCTCCTATcgtaatagtaataaaaacaaatgatAATCAGATATTAGGAGGAGTATGTACAACACCGTTAAAGGATTCTCATTTATATCATGGTTGTTCTAATGATTTCCTTTTTGCAGCATATCCTGTATTCCGTATTATTAGAACAAATCAATTTGGTACAAactatgtatatttaaatagTAAAAATAGTTTCTATCCTAAAGGATTAGGATTTGGTGGGAAACCTGAATGTTTTAGATTATTTTTAAGTGATGAATTTAAAGATTCATATTGTACCGAAAGTGATTTTACATACAAAAGTggacatttatattttccacaacagaaaaataaaaaaggaaaaaaaaataattatacaaaTGGTTCATCAGATAGTAAGGATGGTGATAATCAAGATGATAAAGACAAAAGTGAAGAATTACAAGAACACGAACAAGAAATAGATGACGAGGAAGATGATTTAGattcatattcatttttatacaaATTATCAATTAACGAAGTTGAAGCTTGGGGATGTGGTGATGAAAAGGCATTACAAgaacaaaaattaattatacaaAATGAAGAAGCATGTAAACAAGAGAGAAGAACAACTGATAAATCTAAAATGGTACAAAATAGTTTTGATAAAGAATTTTTACTTCCTAAAGTTTTTTCTGTTGgaaaatatgaagaattaaaaCCGAGTACAtaa